A stretch of the Dioscorea cayenensis subsp. rotundata cultivar TDr96_F1 chromosome 4, TDr96_F1_v2_PseudoChromosome.rev07_lg8_w22 25.fasta, whole genome shotgun sequence genome encodes the following:
- the LOC120258014 gene encoding LRR receptor-like serine/threonine-protein kinase RCH1 isoform X1, translated as MQSNQKILLIISILSTFFFSLPSFALNSEGLSLHSWLSTFNSSQFSSWNPQHQNPCNWSYITCSSQNSVAEIRIKSISIPTTFPIQFLSLTSLTTLVLYKCNITGEIPTSILNLTSLVTLDLSFNALTGTIPPQLGTLSRLHFLYLNSNLLHGPVPAQLGNCSQLREIELVDNRLFGRIPLQLGMLSNLLTFRIGGNAGIFGDIPAEISDCRELEFLGLADTSVSGQIPPEFGKLKNLKTLSIYTTNLSGLIPAEISNCSSLENLFLYQNRISGEIPGELGRLRNLKKLLLWRNELFGSMPESLGNCTALQVMDFSLNSLTGEIPSSFSSLAKLQVFLLSYNNISGQIPAFIGNLTSLRQLELDNNRISGEIPRSIGELRQLTQFFAWQNELHGSLPFEIGNCEKLQSMDLSYNFLTGSLPSSLFNIITLNKLMLISNDFSGELSKDIGNCTGLSRLRLGFNQFSGEIPKEIGFLQSLTFLELSENKLTGEIPEEIGRCIELEMVDLHENRIHGVIPNSFESLVHLNVLDLSRNRLSGSVPEALGKLKSLNKLALNGNYITGMIPKSIALCTDLQSLDMSSNRITGPIPDEISNLLGLDILLNLSWNYLLGPLPAGFRNLSKLGSLDLSHNMLTGSLSLLGELDDLISLDVSFNNFSGVLPDTTLFHQLPDSAFYGNQELCKCFHGRNKITASHHPSRKLIFGLVFSIILVTLFATIATLLRIRSRRIIASSKNMNGDEDGLWEWELTPFQKLAFSAGEVVDGLVDSNVIGKGSSGLVYRVETRTGPTIAVKKLRSDHKQGQFSERDFFNAEVKILSSIRHKNIIRLLGCCSKRNNNAKLLIYDYMSNGSLNDLLHHSKVFIDWDSRYKIALGAAQGIAYLHHGCNPPIIHRDIKSNNILISQQLEACIADFGLAKPLNQHSQQARFNSIVAGSFGYIAPEYSYSLRITEKSDVYSYGIVLLEILTGLQPTDERILGGGHIVELVRKEVRKGVNEAVELFEECLRKNQNDMEIQEMLQVLGIALLCVNPSPQDRPEMKDVVAMMKEIRFEFKSSVMEVSESTRIAAGCSSFSQSSESLVSCSSSLI; from the exons ATGCAAAGCAATCAAAAAATTCTTCTCATTATCTCAATCCTAtcaacctttttcttttctcttccatCCTTTGCATTGAATTCTGAAGGCCTTTCACTTCATTCATGGCTTTCAACCTTCAATTCATCTCAATTCTCTTCATGGAATCCACAGCACCAAAATCCATGCAACTGGTCATACATCACATGTTCTTCACAAAACTCAGTTGCAGAAATCAGAATCAAATCCATCAGCATTCCTACCACATTCCCGATCCAATTCCTCTCCCTCACTTCACTTACCACACTAGTCCTCTACAAGTGCAATATCACCGGAGAAATCCCAACATCGATATTGAACCTGACTTCACTTGTCACACTTGATCTCAGCTTCAATGCACTCACTGGAACTATCCCTCCGCAGCTTGGAACACTCTCAAGATTACACTTCTTGTATTTGAATTCCAATTTGTTGCATGGACCAGTGCCTGCACAATTAGGCAATTGTTCTCAGCTCAGAGAGATCGAACTTGTCGATAACCGGCTTTTTGGCAGAATTCCATTGCAGCTAGGCATGTTGTCTAATCTGTTAACTTTTCGTATCGGTGGCAATGCCGGTATATTTGGAGACATTCCCGCAGAAATATCAGACTGTCGAGAACTAGAATTCCTTGGACTTGCAGATACTTCAGTTTCAGGACAGATTCCACCTGAATTTGGCAAACTCAAGAATCTAAAGACACTTTCAATTTACACAACGAATCTGTCAGGATTGATTCCAGCAGAAATCTCCAATTGTTCTTCTCTTGAGAATCTTTTCCTTTACCAAAACCGAATCTCCGGCGAGATTCCAGGGGAGTTAGGCAGGCTGAGAAACCTCAAGAAGCTGTTGTTATGGAGGAATGAGCTCTTCGGCAGCATGCCGGAATCACTAGGTAACTGCACAGCATtacaagtgatggatttttctCTGAATTCTCTAACAGGTGAGATTCCATCCTCATTCTCAAGCTTAGCAAAGTTACAAGTGTTTTTGCTTTCATACAACAACATCTCCGGTCAAATTCCGGCTTTCATTGGAAACTTGACTAGTTTGAGGCAATTAGAGTTGGATAACAACAGGATCTCCGGTGAAATTCCGAGGAGTATTGGAGAATTGAGGCAACTAACTCAGTTCTTTGCTTGGCAGAATGAGCTCCATGGTAGCCTGCCATTTGAGATTGGCAACTGTGAAAAGCTCCAATCAATGGACCTTTCCTACAATTTCCTCACTGGTTCACTTCCAAGTTCTCTGTTCAACATAATTACACTCAACAAGCTCATGCTAATCTCCAATGATTTCTCAGGTGAGCTCTCGAAGGATATCGGTAACTGCACCGGTTTATCAAGGCTTCGTCTAGGCTTCAATCAGTTTTCCGGGGAGATACCAAAAGAGATTGGATTTCTGCAGAGCTTAACCTTCTTGGAGTTGTCAGAAAACAAGCTTACTGGAGAAATACCGGAAGAGATAGGGAGATGCATTGAACTAGAAAtggttgatttgcatgagaataGGATTCACGGAGTGATTCCAAACTCATTTGAATCACTAGTTCATCTCAATGTGCTTGATCTTTCAAGAAACAGGCTCTCTGGTTCAGTCCCTGAGGCTTTAGGGAAGCTCAAAAGCCTTAACAAGTTGGCTCTGAATGGAAACTACATCACTGGCATGATACCCAAATCCATTGCCCTTTGCACTGATTTGCAATCTCTTGATATGAGTAGCAATAGAATCACTGGTCCAATTCCTGATGAGATTAGTAATCTCCTAGGATTAGACATTCTGCTGAACTTGAGCTGGAACTATCTTTTAGGCCCTTTACCTGCAGGATTTCGCAATCTATCGAAGCTCGGAAGTCTAGATCTCTCTCACAACATGCTCACAGGATCATTGTCCCTGCTCGGGGAGCTCGATGATCTCATTTCACTTGATGTTTCATTCAATAACTTCTCCGGTGTTCTCCCTGACACGACGCTCTTCCATCAGCTACCGGATTCCGCTTTCTATGGTAATCAGGAACTATGCAAGTGCTTCCACGGAAGAAACAAGATTACTGCAAGTCATCATCCTTCAAGAAAACTTATATTTGGCCTCGTGTTCAGTATAATTTTAGTTACATTGTTTGCAACAATAGCCACATTGCTAAGAATTCGATCACGAAGAATTATTGCTTCCTCGAAGAATATGAACGGAGACGAGGATGGATTATGGGAATGGGAATTGACTCCATTTCAGAAACTAGCATTCTCTGCAGGAGAAGTTGTTGATGGATTAGTTGATTCTAATGTTATTGGAAAAGGCTCTTCTGGACTTGTTTATCGAGTCGAAACGAGGACCGGTCCAACCATAGCTGTAAAAAAGTTACGGAGTGATCACAAACAAGGCCAGTTTTCAGAGAGAGATTTCTTCAATGCCGAAGTGAAGATTCTCAGTTCAATCAGACATAAGAACATTATAAGACTTCTTGGCTGCTGCTCAAAGAGAAACAACAATGCTAAATTGCTAATCTATGACTACATGAGCAATGGAAGTCTGAATGATTTGCTTCATCATAGCAAAGTGTTTATAGATTGGGATTCAAGATACAAGATTGCATTGGGAGCAGCACAAGGCATAGCATATCTCCACCACGGATGCAATCCACCGATAATTCACCGCGacatcaaatcaaacaacattTTGATCAGCCAACAACTCGAAGCATGCATCGCTGATTTCGGCCTAGCAAAACCACTCAATCAGCATTCACAGCAAGCGAGATTCAACAGCATTGTCGCCGGTTCTTTCGGTTACATTGCTCCCG aataCAGTTACAGTTTAAGGATCACGGAGAAGAGCGATGTGTATAGTTACGGTATCGTGTTGTTGGAGATACTAACAGGGCTTCAGCCGACCGATGAAAGGATACTGGGAGGAGGGCACATTGTAGAATTGGTAAGGAAGGAGGTGAGAAAAGGTGTCAATGAGGCTGTTGAATTATTCGAAGAGTGTTTgagaaaaaaccaaaatgatATGGAGATACAAGAGATGCTGCAAGTGTTAGGCATTGCGCTTTTATGCGTAAATCCATCACCGCAAGACCGACCGGAGATGAAGGATGTTGTTGCAATGATGAAGGAGATAAGGTTTGAGTTCAAGAGTTCAGTGATGGAGGTTAGTGAGAGTACAAGAATAGCAGCAGGTTGTAGTAGTTTTTCTCAATCTTCTGAGTCTCTTGTtagttgttcttcttctttgatttag
- the LOC120258014 gene encoding LRR receptor-like serine/threonine-protein kinase RCH1 isoform X2: MQSNQKILLIISILSTFFFSLPSFALNSEGLSLHSWLSTFNSSQFSSWNPQHQNPCNWSYITCSSQNSVAEIRIKSISIPTTFPIQFLSLTSLTTLVLYKCNITGEIPTSILNLTSLVTLDLSFNALTGTIPPQLGTLSRLHFLYLNSNLLHGPVPAQLGNCSQLREIELVDNRLFGRIPLQLGMLSNLLTFRIGGNAGIFGDIPAEISDCRELEFLGLADTSVSGQIPPEFGKLKNLKTLSIYTTNLSGLIPAEISNCSSLENLFLYQNRISGEIPGELGRLRNLKKLLLWRNELFGSMPESLGNCTALQVMDFSLNSLTGEIPSSFSSLAKLQVFLLSYNNISGQIPAFIGNLTSLRQLELDNNRISGEIPRSIGELRQLTQFFAWQNELHGSLPFEIGNCEKLQSMDLSYNFLTGSLPSSLFNIITLNKLMLISNDFSGELSKDIGNCTGLSRLRLGFNQFSGEIPKEIGFLQSLTFLELSENKLTGEIPEEIGRCIELEMVDLHENRIHGVIPNSFESLVHLNVLDLSRNRLSGSVPEALGKLKSLNKLALNGNYITGMIPKSIALCTDLQSLDMSSNRITGPIPDEISNLLGLDILLNLSWNYLLGPLPAGFRNLSKLGSLDLSHNMLTGSLSLLGELDDLISLDVSFNNFSGVLPDTTLFHQLPDSAFYGNQELCKCFHGRNKITASHHPSRKLIFGLVFSIILVTLFATIATLLRIRSRRIIASSKNMNGDEDGLWEWELTPFQKLAFSAGEVVDGLVDSNVIGKGSSGLVYRVETRTGPTIAVKKLRSDHKQGQFSERDFFNAEVKILSSIRHKNIIRLLGCCSKRNNNAKLLIYDYMSNGSLNDLLHHSKVFIDWDSRYKIALGAAQGIAYLHHGCNPPIIHRDIKSNNILISQQLEACIADFGLAKPLNQHSQQARFNSIVAGSFGYIAPVTV; encoded by the exons ATGCAAAGCAATCAAAAAATTCTTCTCATTATCTCAATCCTAtcaacctttttcttttctcttccatCCTTTGCATTGAATTCTGAAGGCCTTTCACTTCATTCATGGCTTTCAACCTTCAATTCATCTCAATTCTCTTCATGGAATCCACAGCACCAAAATCCATGCAACTGGTCATACATCACATGTTCTTCACAAAACTCAGTTGCAGAAATCAGAATCAAATCCATCAGCATTCCTACCACATTCCCGATCCAATTCCTCTCCCTCACTTCACTTACCACACTAGTCCTCTACAAGTGCAATATCACCGGAGAAATCCCAACATCGATATTGAACCTGACTTCACTTGTCACACTTGATCTCAGCTTCAATGCACTCACTGGAACTATCCCTCCGCAGCTTGGAACACTCTCAAGATTACACTTCTTGTATTTGAATTCCAATTTGTTGCATGGACCAGTGCCTGCACAATTAGGCAATTGTTCTCAGCTCAGAGAGATCGAACTTGTCGATAACCGGCTTTTTGGCAGAATTCCATTGCAGCTAGGCATGTTGTCTAATCTGTTAACTTTTCGTATCGGTGGCAATGCCGGTATATTTGGAGACATTCCCGCAGAAATATCAGACTGTCGAGAACTAGAATTCCTTGGACTTGCAGATACTTCAGTTTCAGGACAGATTCCACCTGAATTTGGCAAACTCAAGAATCTAAAGACACTTTCAATTTACACAACGAATCTGTCAGGATTGATTCCAGCAGAAATCTCCAATTGTTCTTCTCTTGAGAATCTTTTCCTTTACCAAAACCGAATCTCCGGCGAGATTCCAGGGGAGTTAGGCAGGCTGAGAAACCTCAAGAAGCTGTTGTTATGGAGGAATGAGCTCTTCGGCAGCATGCCGGAATCACTAGGTAACTGCACAGCATtacaagtgatggatttttctCTGAATTCTCTAACAGGTGAGATTCCATCCTCATTCTCAAGCTTAGCAAAGTTACAAGTGTTTTTGCTTTCATACAACAACATCTCCGGTCAAATTCCGGCTTTCATTGGAAACTTGACTAGTTTGAGGCAATTAGAGTTGGATAACAACAGGATCTCCGGTGAAATTCCGAGGAGTATTGGAGAATTGAGGCAACTAACTCAGTTCTTTGCTTGGCAGAATGAGCTCCATGGTAGCCTGCCATTTGAGATTGGCAACTGTGAAAAGCTCCAATCAATGGACCTTTCCTACAATTTCCTCACTGGTTCACTTCCAAGTTCTCTGTTCAACATAATTACACTCAACAAGCTCATGCTAATCTCCAATGATTTCTCAGGTGAGCTCTCGAAGGATATCGGTAACTGCACCGGTTTATCAAGGCTTCGTCTAGGCTTCAATCAGTTTTCCGGGGAGATACCAAAAGAGATTGGATTTCTGCAGAGCTTAACCTTCTTGGAGTTGTCAGAAAACAAGCTTACTGGAGAAATACCGGAAGAGATAGGGAGATGCATTGAACTAGAAAtggttgatttgcatgagaataGGATTCACGGAGTGATTCCAAACTCATTTGAATCACTAGTTCATCTCAATGTGCTTGATCTTTCAAGAAACAGGCTCTCTGGTTCAGTCCCTGAGGCTTTAGGGAAGCTCAAAAGCCTTAACAAGTTGGCTCTGAATGGAAACTACATCACTGGCATGATACCCAAATCCATTGCCCTTTGCACTGATTTGCAATCTCTTGATATGAGTAGCAATAGAATCACTGGTCCAATTCCTGATGAGATTAGTAATCTCCTAGGATTAGACATTCTGCTGAACTTGAGCTGGAACTATCTTTTAGGCCCTTTACCTGCAGGATTTCGCAATCTATCGAAGCTCGGAAGTCTAGATCTCTCTCACAACATGCTCACAGGATCATTGTCCCTGCTCGGGGAGCTCGATGATCTCATTTCACTTGATGTTTCATTCAATAACTTCTCCGGTGTTCTCCCTGACACGACGCTCTTCCATCAGCTACCGGATTCCGCTTTCTATGGTAATCAGGAACTATGCAAGTGCTTCCACGGAAGAAACAAGATTACTGCAAGTCATCATCCTTCAAGAAAACTTATATTTGGCCTCGTGTTCAGTATAATTTTAGTTACATTGTTTGCAACAATAGCCACATTGCTAAGAATTCGATCACGAAGAATTATTGCTTCCTCGAAGAATATGAACGGAGACGAGGATGGATTATGGGAATGGGAATTGACTCCATTTCAGAAACTAGCATTCTCTGCAGGAGAAGTTGTTGATGGATTAGTTGATTCTAATGTTATTGGAAAAGGCTCTTCTGGACTTGTTTATCGAGTCGAAACGAGGACCGGTCCAACCATAGCTGTAAAAAAGTTACGGAGTGATCACAAACAAGGCCAGTTTTCAGAGAGAGATTTCTTCAATGCCGAAGTGAAGATTCTCAGTTCAATCAGACATAAGAACATTATAAGACTTCTTGGCTGCTGCTCAAAGAGAAACAACAATGCTAAATTGCTAATCTATGACTACATGAGCAATGGAAGTCTGAATGATTTGCTTCATCATAGCAAAGTGTTTATAGATTGGGATTCAAGATACAAGATTGCATTGGGAGCAGCACAAGGCATAGCATATCTCCACCACGGATGCAATCCACCGATAATTCACCGCGacatcaaatcaaacaacattTTGATCAGCCAACAACTCGAAGCATGCATCGCTGATTTCGGCCTAGCAAAACCACTCAATCAGCATTCACAGCAAGCGAGATTCAACAGCATTGTCGCCGGTTCTTTCGGTTACATTGCTCCCG TTACAGTTTAA